The following coding sequences lie in one Clarias gariepinus isolate MV-2021 ecotype Netherlands chromosome 27, CGAR_prim_01v2, whole genome shotgun sequence genomic window:
- the wdcp gene encoding WD repeat and coiled-coil-containing protein, producing the protein MQVISSHAYLTSMELGKAKLLRNGLNTLHHAIHPVHGIAWTDGRRVCLTSFCHVAGEIQFNDTNVLGEFEHVFGLFWGPLCCSETPALLAVQHKKHVTVWQLQLSALEQNKLLCTQTCEMSEPFPLLVQGCVWHPRQDVLAILTKQDVSVLFSVREGNRGVKPDIRGSGQIRCACWTKDGTRLVIAIGSALHSYIWNDIQKSLVACSFCPVFDVGGDICAIVSTDEAQVAVTTELPLDKICRLSAGIPLDIPNELNSVISEEDVCSESRRKSCDSARSLPLGFLSSAGPIDLTQILTKHRRSDPSPLIHFRHHLTESFQDSAHLILVKYERKATTTRKVSIPGILVPDVMAFHPKGNTVAVASNTCNVVLVYSIMASSMPNVQQIHLQMNERPKGLCFLSSKQILVMLGIQRSNNLSIYPSSTTDKYFLELTVRELEFDENTTSQKLLTDPPLLKNSCVAKEDKLEQLAHNMERKFARSAEVQQCLFKDCTQNEKKLMSSYPPASEPQYVHVTCQMQVSENMYTDERRQVLLCKGRLSLRVLQELFNLTVIEMKHGLMWITLVADADGFVPLTFKHQEELMIRSAKRKFPFKPFGTSNSLPLENQHLTNIEQ; encoded by the exons ATGCAGGTTATCAGCAGTCATGCCT ATCTAACAAGCATGGAATTAGGAAAAGCTAAACTTCTCAGGAATGGACTCAACACTCTACACCACGCCATTCATCCTGTCCATGGGATAGCCTGGACAGACGGGAGACGGGTTTGCCTCACCTCGTTCTGCCACGTCGCCGGTGAGATTCAATTCAATGACACTAATGTACTCGGAGAGTTCGAACACGTCTTTGGACTTTTCTGGGGACCTCTGTGTTGTTCAGAGACTCCTGCTTTGCTCGCGGTGCAACACAAGAAGCATGTGACGGTGTGGCAGCTCCAGCTGAGTGCCCTCGAGCAGAACAAGCTTCTATGCACCCAGACGTGTGAAATGAGCGAGCCTTTCCCACTGCTGGTTCAGGGCTGCGTGTGGCATCCCAGACAAGACGTCCTGGCCATCTTGACTAAGCAGGATGTCTCTGTGCTGTTCTCGGTGCGTGAGGGGAATCGAGGAGTGAAGCCGGACATCCGTGGCAGCGGTCAGATCCGCTGTGCATGCTGGACTAAAGACGGAACCAGATTGGTGATTGCCATCGGCAGCGCTCTTCACTCCTATATATGGAACGACATCCAGAAAAGTCTGGTGGCGTGTTCGTTTTGCCCTGTTTTCGATGTCGGTGGAGATATCTGTGCCATCGTGTCTACTGATGAGGCTCAGGTGGCTGTTACAACAGAACTACCTTTAGATAAAATCTGCAGGCTTAGTGCAGGTATTCCCTTGGACATaccaaatgaattaaattctgtaatttctgaAGAAGATGTTTGCTCAGAATCCAGGAGGAAGTCCTGTGACTCAGCGCGCTCGCTACCTTTAGGGTTCCTTTCGTCCGCTGGCCCTATTGACCTTACACAGATACTGACAAAACACAGAAGATCAGACCCTAGCCCTTTGATTCATTTCAGACATCATTTGACAGAATCATTTCAAGACTCGGCACATCTGATTTTGGTCAAGTACGAGAGAAAGGCCACGACCACCAGAAAAGTAAGCATCCCCGGCATTTTGGTTCCTGACGTCATGGCCTTTCACCCGAAAGGGAACACGGTCGCGGTGGCATCAAATACCTGCAACGTGGTACTGGTCTACTCCATCATGGCATCCTCCATGCCCAATGTTCAACAGATCCACCTACAGATGAATGAAAGACCTAAAGGCTTGTGCTTTCTTAGCAGTAAGCAGATTCTAGTCATGCTTGGCATTCAAAGGTCCAACAACCTGAGCATCTATCCGTCTTCCACCACAGACAAATACTTCCTCGAGCTTACAGTCCGGGAGCTGGAGTTTGATGAGAACACGACTTCCCAAAAGCTACTGACTGATCCTCCTCTGTTGAAGAACAGCTGTGTTGCAAAAGAGGACAAGCTCGAACAGCTGGCCCACAACATGGAGAGGAAGTTCGCTCGCTCTGCAGAGGTGCAGCAGTGCCTCTTCAAAGACTGCACCCAGAACGAGAAAAAGCTCATGAGCAGCTACCCTCCTGCTTCTGAACCACAGTATGTCCATGTTACATGTCAG ATGCAGGTATCCGAGAACATGTACACAGATGAAAGGAGACAGGTGCTGTTGTGTAAAGGAAGGCTCTCTCTCCGGGTCCTGCAGGAACTCTTCAACCTGACTGTTATAGAGATGAAGCATG GTCTGATGTGGATTACCCTAGTGGCCGACGCGGATGGATTTGTACCGCTCACCTTCAAGCACCAGGAGGAGCTCATGATTCGCAGTGCAAAGAGGAAATTCCCCTTCAAACCTTTCGGCACTAGCAACAGCCTACCACTTGAAAATCAACATTTAACAAACATAGAACAATGA
- the fkbp1b gene encoding peptidyl-prolyl cis-trans isomerase FKBP1B, whose amino-acid sequence MGVEVETISPGDGRTFPKKGQTCVVHYIGMLQNGKKFDSSRDRNKPFKFKIGRQEVIKGWEEGVAQMSLGQRAKITCTPDMAYGATGHPGVIPPNATLIFDVELLKLE is encoded by the exons ATGGGTGTAGAAGTTGAGACGATATCTCCAGGCGACG ggaGAACTTTTCCGAAGAAGGGACAGACGTGTGTGGTGCATTATATAG GAATgctgcaaaatggaaaaaagtttGACTCCTCACGAGACAGAAACAAGCCCTTCAAATTCAAAATCGGCCGACAGGAAGTCATCAAAGGCTGGGAAGAAGGTGTTGCACAG ATGAGCCTAGGCCAGCGGGCGAAAATTACCTGCACCCCGGATATGGCATACGGAGCCACAGGGCACCCTGGGGTCATCCCTCCCAATGCCACACTCATATTCGATGTGGAGCTGCTAAAGCTGGAGTAA